The following are encoded together in the Rhineura floridana isolate rRhiFlo1 chromosome 21, rRhiFlo1.hap2, whole genome shotgun sequence genome:
- the DHX40 gene encoding probable ATP-dependent RNA helicase DHX40 isoform X2 produces MMERKSKLPKGERRREDLGFASLPIYRYRRKLVEAVQDNLFLVVTGETGSGKTTQLPKYLFEEGFAKHGLIGVTQPRRVAATSVAQRVAEEMGCPLGSVVGYQVRFDECVSEETLIKYMTDGCLLRQILADPHLARYSIVILDEAHERSLSTDILFGLLKQMFHGKELPGRMKPLKVVIMSATLDTDKFSAFFDCCPVVDIPGRNYPVEEIFCGLVGPRDAESPAYVTETVKVTLDIHLTSSAGDILVFLTGQSEIEKTCELLFQKAESVDYRFDVRDCSVEGLLILPLYGSMPTDQQRRIFLPPPPGIRKCVVSTNIAATSLTIDGIRYVVDSGFVKQLNHNPRVGLDMLEVVPISKSEALQRAGRAGRTSSGKCYRIYSKEFWEQCMPDHMVPEIRRTSLTSVILTLKCLAIHDVIRFPYLDRPEERRILEALKQLYQCNAIDRRGYVTKLGEFMVRFPLPPNLTCAVIKAASLGCEDLLLPIAAMLSVEKVFIRPGDPQSQKEAELRHQELSLQAGGCNDFATLLNVFEQCKASKSPSVWCQENWVHWRALKLAFSVEGQLREITNKLKQLPGFPREHFDGSRNEILRRCLCAGYFANIARRSIGKSFCTMDGHGSMVYIHPSSALREQEAQLEWILFHDVLVTSKVYVRTVCPVRYEWVQDLLPRLHKIDAYELSSMAREEVTEEEMVKWRDKEDLERRNEKTTDESAKKLKKRNDDQSIKDARARYLERKQQRTQELHFSSKDTS; encoded by the exons atg atggAGCGAAAATCCAAATTGCCGAAAGGAGAAAGGAGAAGAGAAGATCTGGGTTTTGCATCTCTGCCTATTTACAGATACCGGAGGAAATTAGTTGAGGCTGTTCAagacaatttgtttcttgtggtGACAGGGGAGACGGGCAGCGGCAAAACCACCCAGCTTCCAAAATACTTATTTGAAGAAG GTTTTGCCAAGCATGGCTTAATTGGTGTGACACAGCCTCGGCGAGTGGCTGCCACATCTGTGGCTCAGAGGGTGGCGGAGGAGATGGGCTGCCCTTTAGGAAGTGTCGTGGGGTATCAGGTTCGCTTTGATGAGTGCGTCTCAGAG GAGACGTTAATCAAGTATATGACGGACGGCTGCTTGCTGAGGCAGATCTTGGCTGACCCGCATCTTGCCAGATACAGCATTGTCATCCTCGATGAAGCTCACGAGCGGAGCTTGAGCACG GATATCCTGTTTGGCTTGCTGAAGCAAATGTTTCACGGGAAGGAGCTGCCAGGCAGAATGAAACCCCTGAAGGTGGTGATCATGTCGGCCACCCTGGACACTGACAAGTTCTCTGCATTCTTTGACTGCTGTCCGGTGGTGGACATTCCTGGAAGGAACTATCCAGTTGAGGAGATATTCTGTGGTCTCGTGGGCCCAAGGGATGCTGAGAGCCCTGCATATGTTACAGAG ACCGTAAAAGTCACCTTGGATATCCACTTGACTAGCTCGGCCGGAGACATCCTGGTTTTTCTAACTG GTCAGTCTGAGATTGAGAAAACATGCGAGTTGCTCTTCCAAAAGGCCGAGTCTGTTGATTATCGTTTTGACGTGAGGGATTGCTCTGTTGAAGGCTTGCTCATATTGCCATTATATGGCTCCATGCCAACAG ATCAGCAGAGAaggatatttctccctcctcctccaggaATCCGAAAATGTGTGGTTTCCACAAACATCGCAGCGACGTCTCTGACAATCGATGGGATCAG GTATGTGGTTGACAGCGGGTTTGTGAAGCAGTTGAACCATAACCCGAGAGTGGGCTTGGACATGCTGGAGGTGGTCCCCATTTCCAA GAGTGAAGCTTTGCAGCGAGCTGGGCGAGCGGGCAGGACGTCATCCGGAAAGTGCTACCGGATATATAGCAAGGAATTCTGGGAGCAGTGTATGCCTGACCACATGGTCCCGGAGATCAGGCGCACCAGCTTGACGTCTGTCATCCTGACTTTGAAGTGCCTTGCTATACATGATGTCATAAG gtTTCCTTATTTGGATCGCCCAGAGGAGAGACGAATTCTGGAAGCTCTCAAGCAGCTTTATCAATGCAATGCAATTGACAG GAGAGGTTACGTGACCAAACTAGGCGAGTTCATGGTGCgttttcccctccctccaaacCTGACTTGTGCTGTCATAAAGGCTGCCTCTTTAGGCTGTGAAGATTTATTGCTCCCCATTGCAGCCATGCTGTCAGTGGAAAAAGTCTTTATTCGACCAG GAGATCCTCAGAGTCAAAAAGAAGCTGAACTTCGACACCAAGAGCTGTCCTTGCAAGCAGGAGGATGCAACGACTTTGCGACTCTCCTGAATGTCTTTGAACAGTGCAAAGCAAG CAAGTCCCCTTCGGTCTGGTGCCAGGAAAACTGGGTCCACTGGAGAGCCCTGAAGCTGGCGTTCAGTGTGGAGGGGCAGCTCCGGGAAATCACCAACAAGCTGAAGCAG ctGCCAGGCTTTCCAAGAGAGCATTTTGATGGCTCCAGAAATGAAATACTGAGGAGATGTCTCTGTGCAGGTTATTTCGCCAACATCGCCAGGAG ATCCATAGGCAAGTCATTCTGCACCATGGATGGTCATGGCAGCATGGTCTACATTCATCCTTCCTCGGCT CTCCGCGAACAGGAGGCCCAGCTGGAATGGATCCTCTTCCACGATGTCCTAGTGACCTCCAAGGTTTACGTGCGGACGGTGTGTCCGGTCCGCTACGAGTGGGTCCAGGACTTGCTGCCTCGGCTCCACAAGATCGACGCGTACGAGCTGAGCAGCATGGCCCGGGAGGAAGTGACGGAAGAGGAAATGGTCAAGTGGAGGGATAAGGAGGATCTTGAGAGGCGGAACG aaaaaacaaCAGACGAGTCTGCAAAGAAACTAAAGAAGAGGAACGACGACCAATCCATAAAGGACGCTCGCGCACGGTACCTGGAGAGGAAGCAGCAAAGAACGCAGGAGTTACATTTTTCTTCCAAGGACACGAGCTGA
- the DHX40 gene encoding probable ATP-dependent RNA helicase DHX40 isoform X1 has product MKKPYAVKNLNMIWGATKEMERKSKLPKGERRREDLGFASLPIYRYRRKLVEAVQDNLFLVVTGETGSGKTTQLPKYLFEEGFAKHGLIGVTQPRRVAATSVAQRVAEEMGCPLGSVVGYQVRFDECVSEETLIKYMTDGCLLRQILADPHLARYSIVILDEAHERSLSTDILFGLLKQMFHGKELPGRMKPLKVVIMSATLDTDKFSAFFDCCPVVDIPGRNYPVEEIFCGLVGPRDAESPAYVTETVKVTLDIHLTSSAGDILVFLTGQSEIEKTCELLFQKAESVDYRFDVRDCSVEGLLILPLYGSMPTDQQRRIFLPPPPGIRKCVVSTNIAATSLTIDGIRYVVDSGFVKQLNHNPRVGLDMLEVVPISKSEALQRAGRAGRTSSGKCYRIYSKEFWEQCMPDHMVPEIRRTSLTSVILTLKCLAIHDVIRFPYLDRPEERRILEALKQLYQCNAIDRRGYVTKLGEFMVRFPLPPNLTCAVIKAASLGCEDLLLPIAAMLSVEKVFIRPGDPQSQKEAELRHQELSLQAGGCNDFATLLNVFEQCKASKSPSVWCQENWVHWRALKLAFSVEGQLREITNKLKQLPGFPREHFDGSRNEILRRCLCAGYFANIARRSIGKSFCTMDGHGSMVYIHPSSALREQEAQLEWILFHDVLVTSKVYVRTVCPVRYEWVQDLLPRLHKIDAYELSSMAREEVTEEEMVKWRDKEDLERRNEKTTDESAKKLKKRNDDQSIKDARARYLERKQQRTQELHFSSKDTS; this is encoded by the exons ATGAAGAAGCCTTATGCAGTGAAAAACCTAAATATGATCTGGGGTGCAACAAAAGAG atggAGCGAAAATCCAAATTGCCGAAAGGAGAAAGGAGAAGAGAAGATCTGGGTTTTGCATCTCTGCCTATTTACAGATACCGGAGGAAATTAGTTGAGGCTGTTCAagacaatttgtttcttgtggtGACAGGGGAGACGGGCAGCGGCAAAACCACCCAGCTTCCAAAATACTTATTTGAAGAAG GTTTTGCCAAGCATGGCTTAATTGGTGTGACACAGCCTCGGCGAGTGGCTGCCACATCTGTGGCTCAGAGGGTGGCGGAGGAGATGGGCTGCCCTTTAGGAAGTGTCGTGGGGTATCAGGTTCGCTTTGATGAGTGCGTCTCAGAG GAGACGTTAATCAAGTATATGACGGACGGCTGCTTGCTGAGGCAGATCTTGGCTGACCCGCATCTTGCCAGATACAGCATTGTCATCCTCGATGAAGCTCACGAGCGGAGCTTGAGCACG GATATCCTGTTTGGCTTGCTGAAGCAAATGTTTCACGGGAAGGAGCTGCCAGGCAGAATGAAACCCCTGAAGGTGGTGATCATGTCGGCCACCCTGGACACTGACAAGTTCTCTGCATTCTTTGACTGCTGTCCGGTGGTGGACATTCCTGGAAGGAACTATCCAGTTGAGGAGATATTCTGTGGTCTCGTGGGCCCAAGGGATGCTGAGAGCCCTGCATATGTTACAGAG ACCGTAAAAGTCACCTTGGATATCCACTTGACTAGCTCGGCCGGAGACATCCTGGTTTTTCTAACTG GTCAGTCTGAGATTGAGAAAACATGCGAGTTGCTCTTCCAAAAGGCCGAGTCTGTTGATTATCGTTTTGACGTGAGGGATTGCTCTGTTGAAGGCTTGCTCATATTGCCATTATATGGCTCCATGCCAACAG ATCAGCAGAGAaggatatttctccctcctcctccaggaATCCGAAAATGTGTGGTTTCCACAAACATCGCAGCGACGTCTCTGACAATCGATGGGATCAG GTATGTGGTTGACAGCGGGTTTGTGAAGCAGTTGAACCATAACCCGAGAGTGGGCTTGGACATGCTGGAGGTGGTCCCCATTTCCAA GAGTGAAGCTTTGCAGCGAGCTGGGCGAGCGGGCAGGACGTCATCCGGAAAGTGCTACCGGATATATAGCAAGGAATTCTGGGAGCAGTGTATGCCTGACCACATGGTCCCGGAGATCAGGCGCACCAGCTTGACGTCTGTCATCCTGACTTTGAAGTGCCTTGCTATACATGATGTCATAAG gtTTCCTTATTTGGATCGCCCAGAGGAGAGACGAATTCTGGAAGCTCTCAAGCAGCTTTATCAATGCAATGCAATTGACAG GAGAGGTTACGTGACCAAACTAGGCGAGTTCATGGTGCgttttcccctccctccaaacCTGACTTGTGCTGTCATAAAGGCTGCCTCTTTAGGCTGTGAAGATTTATTGCTCCCCATTGCAGCCATGCTGTCAGTGGAAAAAGTCTTTATTCGACCAG GAGATCCTCAGAGTCAAAAAGAAGCTGAACTTCGACACCAAGAGCTGTCCTTGCAAGCAGGAGGATGCAACGACTTTGCGACTCTCCTGAATGTCTTTGAACAGTGCAAAGCAAG CAAGTCCCCTTCGGTCTGGTGCCAGGAAAACTGGGTCCACTGGAGAGCCCTGAAGCTGGCGTTCAGTGTGGAGGGGCAGCTCCGGGAAATCACCAACAAGCTGAAGCAG ctGCCAGGCTTTCCAAGAGAGCATTTTGATGGCTCCAGAAATGAAATACTGAGGAGATGTCTCTGTGCAGGTTATTTCGCCAACATCGCCAGGAG ATCCATAGGCAAGTCATTCTGCACCATGGATGGTCATGGCAGCATGGTCTACATTCATCCTTCCTCGGCT CTCCGCGAACAGGAGGCCCAGCTGGAATGGATCCTCTTCCACGATGTCCTAGTGACCTCCAAGGTTTACGTGCGGACGGTGTGTCCGGTCCGCTACGAGTGGGTCCAGGACTTGCTGCCTCGGCTCCACAAGATCGACGCGTACGAGCTGAGCAGCATGGCCCGGGAGGAAGTGACGGAAGAGGAAATGGTCAAGTGGAGGGATAAGGAGGATCTTGAGAGGCGGAACG aaaaaacaaCAGACGAGTCTGCAAAGAAACTAAAGAAGAGGAACGACGACCAATCCATAAAGGACGCTCGCGCACGGTACCTGGAGAGGAAGCAGCAAAGAACGCAGGAGTTACATTTTTCTTCCAAGGACACGAGCTGA
- the DHX40 gene encoding probable ATP-dependent RNA helicase DHX40 isoform X3 has protein sequence MERKSKLPKGERRREDLGFASLPIYRYRRKLVEAVQDNLFLVVTGETGSGKTTQLPKYLFEEGFAKHGLIGVTQPRRVAATSVAQRVAEEMGCPLGSVVGYQVRFDECVSEETLIKYMTDGCLLRQILADPHLARYSIVILDEAHERSLSTDILFGLLKQMFHGKELPGRMKPLKVVIMSATLDTDKFSAFFDCCPVVDIPGRNYPVEEIFCGLVGPRDAESPAYVTETVKVTLDIHLTSSAGDILVFLTGQSEIEKTCELLFQKAESVDYRFDVRDCSVEGLLILPLYGSMPTDQQRRIFLPPPPGIRKCVVSTNIAATSLTIDGIRYVVDSGFVKQLNHNPRVGLDMLEVVPISKSEALQRAGRAGRTSSGKCYRIYSKEFWEQCMPDHMVPEIRRTSLTSVILTLKCLAIHDVIRFPYLDRPEERRILEALKQLYQCNAIDRRGYVTKLGEFMVRFPLPPNLTCAVIKAASLGCEDLLLPIAAMLSVEKVFIRPGDPQSQKEAELRHQELSLQAGGCNDFATLLNVFEQCKASKSPSVWCQENWVHWRALKLAFSVEGQLREITNKLKQLPGFPREHFDGSRNEILRRCLCAGYFANIARRSIGKSFCTMDGHGSMVYIHPSSALREQEAQLEWILFHDVLVTSKVYVRTVCPVRYEWVQDLLPRLHKIDAYELSSMAREEVTEEEMVKWRDKEDLERRNEKTTDESAKKLKKRNDDQSIKDARARYLERKQQRTQELHFSSKDTS, from the exons atggAGCGAAAATCCAAATTGCCGAAAGGAGAAAGGAGAAGAGAAGATCTGGGTTTTGCATCTCTGCCTATTTACAGATACCGGAGGAAATTAGTTGAGGCTGTTCAagacaatttgtttcttgtggtGACAGGGGAGACGGGCAGCGGCAAAACCACCCAGCTTCCAAAATACTTATTTGAAGAAG GTTTTGCCAAGCATGGCTTAATTGGTGTGACACAGCCTCGGCGAGTGGCTGCCACATCTGTGGCTCAGAGGGTGGCGGAGGAGATGGGCTGCCCTTTAGGAAGTGTCGTGGGGTATCAGGTTCGCTTTGATGAGTGCGTCTCAGAG GAGACGTTAATCAAGTATATGACGGACGGCTGCTTGCTGAGGCAGATCTTGGCTGACCCGCATCTTGCCAGATACAGCATTGTCATCCTCGATGAAGCTCACGAGCGGAGCTTGAGCACG GATATCCTGTTTGGCTTGCTGAAGCAAATGTTTCACGGGAAGGAGCTGCCAGGCAGAATGAAACCCCTGAAGGTGGTGATCATGTCGGCCACCCTGGACACTGACAAGTTCTCTGCATTCTTTGACTGCTGTCCGGTGGTGGACATTCCTGGAAGGAACTATCCAGTTGAGGAGATATTCTGTGGTCTCGTGGGCCCAAGGGATGCTGAGAGCCCTGCATATGTTACAGAG ACCGTAAAAGTCACCTTGGATATCCACTTGACTAGCTCGGCCGGAGACATCCTGGTTTTTCTAACTG GTCAGTCTGAGATTGAGAAAACATGCGAGTTGCTCTTCCAAAAGGCCGAGTCTGTTGATTATCGTTTTGACGTGAGGGATTGCTCTGTTGAAGGCTTGCTCATATTGCCATTATATGGCTCCATGCCAACAG ATCAGCAGAGAaggatatttctccctcctcctccaggaATCCGAAAATGTGTGGTTTCCACAAACATCGCAGCGACGTCTCTGACAATCGATGGGATCAG GTATGTGGTTGACAGCGGGTTTGTGAAGCAGTTGAACCATAACCCGAGAGTGGGCTTGGACATGCTGGAGGTGGTCCCCATTTCCAA GAGTGAAGCTTTGCAGCGAGCTGGGCGAGCGGGCAGGACGTCATCCGGAAAGTGCTACCGGATATATAGCAAGGAATTCTGGGAGCAGTGTATGCCTGACCACATGGTCCCGGAGATCAGGCGCACCAGCTTGACGTCTGTCATCCTGACTTTGAAGTGCCTTGCTATACATGATGTCATAAG gtTTCCTTATTTGGATCGCCCAGAGGAGAGACGAATTCTGGAAGCTCTCAAGCAGCTTTATCAATGCAATGCAATTGACAG GAGAGGTTACGTGACCAAACTAGGCGAGTTCATGGTGCgttttcccctccctccaaacCTGACTTGTGCTGTCATAAAGGCTGCCTCTTTAGGCTGTGAAGATTTATTGCTCCCCATTGCAGCCATGCTGTCAGTGGAAAAAGTCTTTATTCGACCAG GAGATCCTCAGAGTCAAAAAGAAGCTGAACTTCGACACCAAGAGCTGTCCTTGCAAGCAGGAGGATGCAACGACTTTGCGACTCTCCTGAATGTCTTTGAACAGTGCAAAGCAAG CAAGTCCCCTTCGGTCTGGTGCCAGGAAAACTGGGTCCACTGGAGAGCCCTGAAGCTGGCGTTCAGTGTGGAGGGGCAGCTCCGGGAAATCACCAACAAGCTGAAGCAG ctGCCAGGCTTTCCAAGAGAGCATTTTGATGGCTCCAGAAATGAAATACTGAGGAGATGTCTCTGTGCAGGTTATTTCGCCAACATCGCCAGGAG ATCCATAGGCAAGTCATTCTGCACCATGGATGGTCATGGCAGCATGGTCTACATTCATCCTTCCTCGGCT CTCCGCGAACAGGAGGCCCAGCTGGAATGGATCCTCTTCCACGATGTCCTAGTGACCTCCAAGGTTTACGTGCGGACGGTGTGTCCGGTCCGCTACGAGTGGGTCCAGGACTTGCTGCCTCGGCTCCACAAGATCGACGCGTACGAGCTGAGCAGCATGGCCCGGGAGGAAGTGACGGAAGAGGAAATGGTCAAGTGGAGGGATAAGGAGGATCTTGAGAGGCGGAACG aaaaaacaaCAGACGAGTCTGCAAAGAAACTAAAGAAGAGGAACGACGACCAATCCATAAAGGACGCTCGCGCACGGTACCTGGAGAGGAAGCAGCAAAGAACGCAGGAGTTACATTTTTCTTCCAAGGACACGAGCTGA
- the DHX40 gene encoding probable ATP-dependent RNA helicase DHX40 isoform X5 yields the protein MTDGCLLRQILADPHLARYSIVILDEAHERSLSTDILFGLLKQMFHGKELPGRMKPLKVVIMSATLDTDKFSAFFDCCPVVDIPGRNYPVEEIFCGLVGPRDAESPAYVTETVKVTLDIHLTSSAGDILVFLTGQSEIEKTCELLFQKAESVDYRFDVRDCSVEGLLILPLYGSMPTDQQRRIFLPPPPGIRKCVVSTNIAATSLTIDGIRYVVDSGFVKQLNHNPRVGLDMLEVVPISKSEALQRAGRAGRTSSGKCYRIYSKEFWEQCMPDHMVPEIRRTSLTSVILTLKCLAIHDVIRFPYLDRPEERRILEALKQLYQCNAIDRRGYVTKLGEFMVRFPLPPNLTCAVIKAASLGCEDLLLPIAAMLSVEKVFIRPGDPQSQKEAELRHQELSLQAGGCNDFATLLNVFEQCKASKSPSVWCQENWVHWRALKLAFSVEGQLREITNKLKQLPGFPREHFDGSRNEILRRCLCAGYFANIARRSIGKSFCTMDGHGSMVYIHPSSALREQEAQLEWILFHDVLVTSKVYVRTVCPVRYEWVQDLLPRLHKIDAYELSSMAREEVTEEEMVKWRDKEDLERRNEKTTDESAKKLKKRNDDQSIKDARARYLERKQQRTQELHFSSKDTS from the exons ATGACGGACGGCTGCTTGCTGAGGCAGATCTTGGCTGACCCGCATCTTGCCAGATACAGCATTGTCATCCTCGATGAAGCTCACGAGCGGAGCTTGAGCACG GATATCCTGTTTGGCTTGCTGAAGCAAATGTTTCACGGGAAGGAGCTGCCAGGCAGAATGAAACCCCTGAAGGTGGTGATCATGTCGGCCACCCTGGACACTGACAAGTTCTCTGCATTCTTTGACTGCTGTCCGGTGGTGGACATTCCTGGAAGGAACTATCCAGTTGAGGAGATATTCTGTGGTCTCGTGGGCCCAAGGGATGCTGAGAGCCCTGCATATGTTACAGAG ACCGTAAAAGTCACCTTGGATATCCACTTGACTAGCTCGGCCGGAGACATCCTGGTTTTTCTAACTG GTCAGTCTGAGATTGAGAAAACATGCGAGTTGCTCTTCCAAAAGGCCGAGTCTGTTGATTATCGTTTTGACGTGAGGGATTGCTCTGTTGAAGGCTTGCTCATATTGCCATTATATGGCTCCATGCCAACAG ATCAGCAGAGAaggatatttctccctcctcctccaggaATCCGAAAATGTGTGGTTTCCACAAACATCGCAGCGACGTCTCTGACAATCGATGGGATCAG GTATGTGGTTGACAGCGGGTTTGTGAAGCAGTTGAACCATAACCCGAGAGTGGGCTTGGACATGCTGGAGGTGGTCCCCATTTCCAA GAGTGAAGCTTTGCAGCGAGCTGGGCGAGCGGGCAGGACGTCATCCGGAAAGTGCTACCGGATATATAGCAAGGAATTCTGGGAGCAGTGTATGCCTGACCACATGGTCCCGGAGATCAGGCGCACCAGCTTGACGTCTGTCATCCTGACTTTGAAGTGCCTTGCTATACATGATGTCATAAG gtTTCCTTATTTGGATCGCCCAGAGGAGAGACGAATTCTGGAAGCTCTCAAGCAGCTTTATCAATGCAATGCAATTGACAG GAGAGGTTACGTGACCAAACTAGGCGAGTTCATGGTGCgttttcccctccctccaaacCTGACTTGTGCTGTCATAAAGGCTGCCTCTTTAGGCTGTGAAGATTTATTGCTCCCCATTGCAGCCATGCTGTCAGTGGAAAAAGTCTTTATTCGACCAG GAGATCCTCAGAGTCAAAAAGAAGCTGAACTTCGACACCAAGAGCTGTCCTTGCAAGCAGGAGGATGCAACGACTTTGCGACTCTCCTGAATGTCTTTGAACAGTGCAAAGCAAG CAAGTCCCCTTCGGTCTGGTGCCAGGAAAACTGGGTCCACTGGAGAGCCCTGAAGCTGGCGTTCAGTGTGGAGGGGCAGCTCCGGGAAATCACCAACAAGCTGAAGCAG ctGCCAGGCTTTCCAAGAGAGCATTTTGATGGCTCCAGAAATGAAATACTGAGGAGATGTCTCTGTGCAGGTTATTTCGCCAACATCGCCAGGAG ATCCATAGGCAAGTCATTCTGCACCATGGATGGTCATGGCAGCATGGTCTACATTCATCCTTCCTCGGCT CTCCGCGAACAGGAGGCCCAGCTGGAATGGATCCTCTTCCACGATGTCCTAGTGACCTCCAAGGTTTACGTGCGGACGGTGTGTCCGGTCCGCTACGAGTGGGTCCAGGACTTGCTGCCTCGGCTCCACAAGATCGACGCGTACGAGCTGAGCAGCATGGCCCGGGAGGAAGTGACGGAAGAGGAAATGGTCAAGTGGAGGGATAAGGAGGATCTTGAGAGGCGGAACG aaaaaacaaCAGACGAGTCTGCAAAGAAACTAAAGAAGAGGAACGACGACCAATCCATAAAGGACGCTCGCGCACGGTACCTGGAGAGGAAGCAGCAAAGAACGCAGGAGTTACATTTTTCTTCCAAGGACACGAGCTGA
- the DHX40 gene encoding probable ATP-dependent RNA helicase DHX40 isoform X4, which translates to MKKPYAVKNLNMIWGATKEMERKSKLPKGERRREDLGFASLPIYRYRRKLVEAVQDNLFLVVTGETGSGKTTQLPKYLFEEGFAKHGLIGVTQPRRVAATSVAQRVAEEMGCPLGSVVGYQVRFDECVSEETLIKYMTDGCLLRQILADPHLARYSIVILDEAHERSLSTDILFGLLKQMFHGKELPGRMKPLKVVIMSATLDTDKFSAFFDCCPVVDIPGRNYPVEEIFCGLVGPRDAESPAYVTETVKVTLDIHLTSSAGDILVFLTGQSEIEKTCELLFQKAESVDYRFDVRDCSVEGLLILPLYGSMPTDQQRRIFLPPPPGIRKCVVSTNIAATSLTIDGIRYVVDSGFVKQLNHNPRVGLDMLEVVPISKSEALQRAGRAGRTSSGKCYRIYSKEFWEQCMPDHMVPEIRRTSLTSVILTLKCLAIHDVIRFPYLDRPEERRILEALKQLYQCNAIDRRGYVTKLGEFMVRFPLPPNLTCAVIKAASLGCEDLLLPIAAMLSVEKVFIRPGDPQSQKEAELRHQELSLQAGGCNDFATLLNVFEQCKASKSPSVWCQENWVHWRALKLAFSVEGQLREITNKLKQLPGFPREHFDGSRNEILRRCLCAGYFANIARRSIGKSFCTMDGHGSMVYIHPSSAKKQQTSLQRN; encoded by the exons ATGAAGAAGCCTTATGCAGTGAAAAACCTAAATATGATCTGGGGTGCAACAAAAGAG atggAGCGAAAATCCAAATTGCCGAAAGGAGAAAGGAGAAGAGAAGATCTGGGTTTTGCATCTCTGCCTATTTACAGATACCGGAGGAAATTAGTTGAGGCTGTTCAagacaatttgtttcttgtggtGACAGGGGAGACGGGCAGCGGCAAAACCACCCAGCTTCCAAAATACTTATTTGAAGAAG GTTTTGCCAAGCATGGCTTAATTGGTGTGACACAGCCTCGGCGAGTGGCTGCCACATCTGTGGCTCAGAGGGTGGCGGAGGAGATGGGCTGCCCTTTAGGAAGTGTCGTGGGGTATCAGGTTCGCTTTGATGAGTGCGTCTCAGAG GAGACGTTAATCAAGTATATGACGGACGGCTGCTTGCTGAGGCAGATCTTGGCTGACCCGCATCTTGCCAGATACAGCATTGTCATCCTCGATGAAGCTCACGAGCGGAGCTTGAGCACG GATATCCTGTTTGGCTTGCTGAAGCAAATGTTTCACGGGAAGGAGCTGCCAGGCAGAATGAAACCCCTGAAGGTGGTGATCATGTCGGCCACCCTGGACACTGACAAGTTCTCTGCATTCTTTGACTGCTGTCCGGTGGTGGACATTCCTGGAAGGAACTATCCAGTTGAGGAGATATTCTGTGGTCTCGTGGGCCCAAGGGATGCTGAGAGCCCTGCATATGTTACAGAG ACCGTAAAAGTCACCTTGGATATCCACTTGACTAGCTCGGCCGGAGACATCCTGGTTTTTCTAACTG GTCAGTCTGAGATTGAGAAAACATGCGAGTTGCTCTTCCAAAAGGCCGAGTCTGTTGATTATCGTTTTGACGTGAGGGATTGCTCTGTTGAAGGCTTGCTCATATTGCCATTATATGGCTCCATGCCAACAG ATCAGCAGAGAaggatatttctccctcctcctccaggaATCCGAAAATGTGTGGTTTCCACAAACATCGCAGCGACGTCTCTGACAATCGATGGGATCAG GTATGTGGTTGACAGCGGGTTTGTGAAGCAGTTGAACCATAACCCGAGAGTGGGCTTGGACATGCTGGAGGTGGTCCCCATTTCCAA GAGTGAAGCTTTGCAGCGAGCTGGGCGAGCGGGCAGGACGTCATCCGGAAAGTGCTACCGGATATATAGCAAGGAATTCTGGGAGCAGTGTATGCCTGACCACATGGTCCCGGAGATCAGGCGCACCAGCTTGACGTCTGTCATCCTGACTTTGAAGTGCCTTGCTATACATGATGTCATAAG gtTTCCTTATTTGGATCGCCCAGAGGAGAGACGAATTCTGGAAGCTCTCAAGCAGCTTTATCAATGCAATGCAATTGACAG GAGAGGTTACGTGACCAAACTAGGCGAGTTCATGGTGCgttttcccctccctccaaacCTGACTTGTGCTGTCATAAAGGCTGCCTCTTTAGGCTGTGAAGATTTATTGCTCCCCATTGCAGCCATGCTGTCAGTGGAAAAAGTCTTTATTCGACCAG GAGATCCTCAGAGTCAAAAAGAAGCTGAACTTCGACACCAAGAGCTGTCCTTGCAAGCAGGAGGATGCAACGACTTTGCGACTCTCCTGAATGTCTTTGAACAGTGCAAAGCAAG CAAGTCCCCTTCGGTCTGGTGCCAGGAAAACTGGGTCCACTGGAGAGCCCTGAAGCTGGCGTTCAGTGTGGAGGGGCAGCTCCGGGAAATCACCAACAAGCTGAAGCAG ctGCCAGGCTTTCCAAGAGAGCATTTTGATGGCTCCAGAAATGAAATACTGAGGAGATGTCTCTGTGCAGGTTATTTCGCCAACATCGCCAGGAG ATCCATAGGCAAGTCATTCTGCACCATGGATGGTCATGGCAGCATGGTCTACATTCATCCTTCCTCGGCT aaaaaacaaCAGACGAGTCTGCAAAGAAACTAA